From a single Sinomonas atrocyanea genomic region:
- a CDS encoding DivIVA domain-containing protein, with protein sequence MALTPEDVVNKRFQPTKFREGYDQDEVDDFLDEIVIELRRLNQENDELRKKVAELSGKQGAAPQAAEKPAPVEVREEPKPEPAKEVAPAPAAPAPQAPAPSGDGRTAVAESAAGLLAMAQQMHDKHVQDGLDQRDKIIAEAQIEASSLVNDAQEKSRKTLGALEQQRSVLERKVEQLRGFERDYRSRLKAYIEGQLRDLESRGSVATAEISDSAEV encoded by the coding sequence ATGGCTCTGACGCCAGAAGACGTTGTCAACAAGCGGTTCCAGCCGACCAAGTTCCGCGAAGGCTACGATCAGGACGAAGTCGACGACTTCCTTGATGAGATCGTCATCGAGCTTCGCCGCCTCAACCAGGAGAACGACGAGCTCCGCAAGAAGGTCGCCGAGCTCTCCGGCAAGCAGGGCGCGGCTCCGCAGGCCGCCGAGAAGCCCGCGCCGGTCGAGGTGCGCGAGGAGCCCAAGCCCGAGCCTGCCAAGGAGGTCGCCCCGGCCCCCGCCGCGCCGGCACCGCAGGCCCCGGCTCCCTCCGGGGACGGCCGCACGGCCGTCGCCGAATCTGCTGCAGGCCTTCTCGCCATGGCGCAGCAGATGCACGACAAGCACGTGCAGGACGGCCTCGACCAGCGGGACAAGATCATCGCCGAGGCCCAGATCGAGGCCAGCAGCCTCGTGAACGACGCCCAGGAGAAGTCCCGCAAGACCCTTGGGGCCCTCGAGCAGCAGCGCTCGGTGCTCGAGCGCAAGGTCGAGCAGCTCCGTGGCTTCGAGCGCGACTACCGCTCCCGGCTCAAGGCCTACATCGAGGGCCAGCTGCGCGACCTCGAGTCGCGCGGCTCAGTCGCCACGGCTGAGATCTCGGACAGCGCCGAGGTCTGA
- the lspA gene encoding signal peptidase II, producing the protein MDTTEDAPAVPLRRRRRAVVLLALIAALAYTGDQLTKLWVTSTMVEGQRIPVLPPLLQWYYIRNSGAAFSIGEGVTWLFTIIMTVVAVGIIVYTRRVRSLWWGTALGLVLGGALGNLTDRLFREPSFGMGHVVDFISLPHFAIFNVADSAVVCGVMLVCLLTLTGLSPDGTRQRSGKGPATGAEGTAAGEGAEPDRG; encoded by the coding sequence ATGGACACTACTGAAGACGCTCCCGCCGTCCCGCTCCGGCGGCGACGGCGCGCCGTCGTGCTCCTGGCACTCATCGCCGCCCTTGCCTACACGGGCGACCAGCTCACCAAACTCTGGGTGACGAGCACGATGGTCGAGGGCCAGCGCATCCCCGTCCTCCCGCCGCTGCTGCAGTGGTACTACATCCGCAACTCGGGTGCGGCCTTCTCGATCGGCGAGGGCGTCACCTGGCTGTTCACGATCATCATGACCGTGGTCGCCGTCGGGATCATCGTCTACACCCGCAGGGTCCGCTCGCTGTGGTGGGGCACCGCGCTCGGGCTCGTCCTGGGAGGGGCGCTGGGCAACCTCACCGACCGCCTGTTCCGCGAGCCCTCCTTCGGGATGGGCCACGTGGTCGACTTCATCTCGCTGCCGCACTTCGCCATCTTCAACGTGGCGGACTCCGCGGTGGTGTGCGGGGTCATGCTGGTCTGCCTGCTCACGCTCACGGGCCTCTCGCCCGACGGCACGCGCCAGCGCTCCGGCAAGGGCCCCGCAACGGGTGCCGAGGGAACGGCAGCCGGCGAAGGAGCGGAGCCGGACCGTGGCTGA
- a CDS encoding RluA family pseudouridine synthase has translation MAELLVVPEELAGGRADAVLAALLGVSRSTAASLLAGGHVLSSGRPVAKSAKVGVGEELLVERPETRDPLEVVVEKVDGLEILIDDEDFVVVDKPVGVAAHPSPGWVGPTVVGGLAGAGYRISTSGAPERAGIVHRLDVGTSGAMVVAKTELAYTALKQAFKDRTVEKVYHAVVQGIPDPLEGTIDAPIGRHPGYDWRFAVIEDGRPSVTHYEVIEAFGRASLVEVHLETGRTHQIRVHFSALHHPCAGDLTYGADPRLAADLGLTRQWLHAYRLAFAHPRTGERVEAVSPYPADLQYAIDVLREGRV, from the coding sequence GTGGCTGAGCTCCTCGTGGTCCCCGAGGAGCTCGCGGGCGGCCGCGCCGATGCCGTGCTCGCCGCGCTCCTTGGCGTCTCGCGGTCCACGGCCGCCTCGCTCCTGGCCGGCGGACACGTCCTCTCGTCCGGCAGGCCCGTGGCCAAGTCGGCGAAGGTGGGCGTGGGCGAGGAACTCCTCGTCGAACGGCCCGAGACCCGGGATCCTCTGGAAGTGGTGGTGGAGAAGGTGGACGGACTCGAGATCCTCATCGACGACGAGGACTTCGTGGTCGTGGACAAGCCGGTGGGCGTCGCCGCGCACCCGTCGCCCGGCTGGGTGGGCCCGACCGTGGTCGGAGGCCTCGCCGGCGCCGGCTACAGGATCTCGACCTCGGGCGCGCCCGAGCGCGCCGGGATCGTGCACCGGCTCGACGTGGGCACCTCAGGGGCCATGGTGGTGGCCAAGACCGAGCTCGCGTACACCGCGCTCAAGCAGGCGTTCAAGGACCGTACCGTGGAGAAGGTGTACCACGCGGTGGTCCAGGGCATCCCCGATCCCCTCGAGGGCACCATCGATGCGCCCATCGGCCGCCACCCGGGGTACGACTGGCGCTTCGCGGTCATCGAGGACGGCCGCCCGTCGGTGACCCACTACGAGGTGATCGAGGCGTTCGGGCGGGCCAGCCTCGTCGAGGTCCACCTCGAGACCGGCCGCACGCACCAGATCCGCGTGCACTTCTCGGCGCTCCACCATCCCTGCGCCGGCGACCTGACCTACGGCGCGGACCCCCGGCTCGCCGCCGACCTCGGCCTCACGCGCCAGTGGCTGCACGCCTACCGGCTTGCGTTCGCGCACCCGAGGACCGGCGAGCGCGTCGAGGCCGTGAGCCCGTATCCCGCGGACCTGCAGTACGCGATCGACGTCCTGCGCGAGGGCCGCGTCTGA